One Pyrococcus furiosus DSM 3638 genomic window, CAGTACTTTTATCAAACTGAGAGAGGACAAAAGTCATTAAAAGCTTCTCCACAGTCCTTTTTATCTTCTCTTGGGTGGTATTTGGACTGTCGTAATGAGTGTGATACAGATAGATTATCCTTACATCCGGATTTCTATTTTTGTAAATCATTGCAGGAATTGCAGTGAACCATCCACCCTGAGACAGTATAAGTTCAGGTTGCAATCCATCGAGCTGTTTTATAGCCTTGGCGACATATAGTATTTTGTTTTCTGGAAGCTTTATTTCTTTTTCAGTGGGATCCCCCTCACGCATTAAGATAGCGTAATCTACCCCAAGCTCCTTTAATGCATCAACTAAGTTTTTGGTGTAAACTTTAACGCCCCCTCCATCCGAGTTGAGGCCATAATTGGTTAGTATCCCAATACAAACATCATCGCAGTGAGAGTGCATAATTATATACCTCCTCAAGTTTGTCTACGTATGATTCCCAGTTTTGACGAGCTTCAACATACTTT contains:
- a CDS encoding glycosyltransferase family 4 protein translates to MHSHCDDVCIGILTNYGLNSDGGGVKVYTKNLVDALKELGVDYAILMREGDPTEKEIKLPENKILYVAKAIKQLDGLQPELILSQGGWFTAIPAMIYKNRNPDVRIIYLYHTHYDSPNTTQEKIKRTVEKLLMTFVLSQFDKSTVCE